Proteins from a single region of Bacteroidota bacterium:
- a CDS encoding TonB-dependent receptor produces the protein MRYFVLLFCFGIILTPAYSQYSLCGTVLLEGKIQDSVKVVIVNTNDSIFTNKRGEFCFEKLAKGDYFLLSSYFGITSPIVKVSINNKNVNTRIEMLPISLNDINIKGQKDNKSLENHSIKIDVIDLNEKSKSSESIENIMNRSSGIRVRNSGGLGDKTEIVVGGFTGKSVKFLIDGIPVDYLGSSVGLSKISSNMAERIEVYKGVMPTEIGIDALGAVINIVTLKPSTTKHIATYEAGSFNTHRLSFSSYMKLSDKFAFGGNLFSTYATNNFRVDKLPIVDYATGQTRYITAKLFNNSYQQYSGDIFINLMGRKWADLFTFKVNSYYLTRDIQNDFASRALAYGNTFRREFARLVPSIKFEKRLLNDKIQLSQFLVYSKINFQLIDSLKNTYYDWLGNKHTTVSGSETGIDFSKLKKQIIDSDVKNLTYRGVSSFKINENHKIILNVVNMYLIRTSDDLTAYQIKTRIDYNRFIAGLGYQYNIIRKKNQIIEGLTQIKALHSLTHGNIKDNQNKQSIVNSGISYAQSFKYQINTQWLIRASAENTYRLPDQMEIFGDNVFILSNPFLRPEKSLNLNFGTKFSYDKTVNVEISTYYRSVTDLIRLQEITQFQSKFLNLDKVKGYGIEIESSVKIWENLNITGNLTYNDFRLKGFTDNFNSNNTHFMNARVNNMPFYFGNVQLSYRIDSLFTTKDKLGFYWSYTYVHQFYLDFIEKQYEPEGFLGLFGKSKIYTERVIPIQQVHSVGFVWTFDLTNNKKLSVSSELNNLFNTPIYNDFKMQSAGRSIMGKISFEF, from the coding sequence TTGAGGTATTTTGTACTTCTATTCTGTTTTGGGATTATCCTTACGCCTGCATATAGTCAATATTCGCTTTGCGGGACTGTATTGCTTGAAGGGAAGATTCAGGATAGTGTAAAGGTGGTAATTGTTAATACGAACGACTCTATTTTTACAAATAAAAGAGGTGAATTTTGTTTTGAAAAGTTAGCAAAAGGAGACTACTTTCTATTATCGTCTTATTTCGGAATTACTTCGCCAATCGTAAAGGTGTCAATCAACAACAAGAATGTAAATACTCGCATTGAAATGCTTCCTATTTCATTAAATGACATCAATATTAAAGGTCAAAAAGACAATAAGTCATTAGAAAATCACTCCATCAAAATTGATGTTATCGATTTAAATGAAAAGTCAAAGTCCTCCGAATCAATAGAGAATATAATGAACCGTTCATCGGGCATAAGGGTCAGAAACAGTGGGGGTTTAGGTGACAAGACCGAGATTGTGGTGGGTGGTTTTACCGGAAAATCTGTAAAATTCTTAATAGATGGGATTCCTGTAGATTATTTGGGCTCCAGTGTTGGATTGAGTAAGATTAGCTCTAATATGGCAGAAAGAATTGAAGTGTACAAAGGTGTTATGCCTACAGAAATTGGGATTGACGCACTCGGTGCCGTTATAAACATTGTTACCCTTAAGCCTTCCACTACCAAACATATTGCAACCTATGAAGCAGGCTCATTTAATACACACAGATTGTCTTTCAGTTCTTACATGAAATTGTCAGACAAATTTGCGTTTGGAGGAAATCTTTTCTCAACGTATGCAACCAATAATTTCAGAGTGGACAAACTGCCTATAGTGGACTACGCTACAGGGCAAACACGATACATCACGGCAAAACTCTTTAACAATTCCTACCAACAATATTCAGGAGATATCTTTATCAATTTAATGGGACGAAAGTGGGCAGACTTGTTTACTTTCAAGGTAAACAGCTATTACTTGACAAGAGATATTCAAAATGATTTTGCTTCAAGGGCATTAGCCTATGGGAATACGTTTAGAAGAGAGTTTGCAAGATTAGTTCCATCCATAAAATTTGAAAAAAGACTCCTAAACGACAAAATTCAACTGTCTCAATTTTTAGTTTACAGTAAGATAAATTTTCAATTGATAGATTCTCTCAAAAATACTTATTACGACTGGCTTGGCAACAAACATACAACTGTATCAGGCTCTGAAACAGGAATAGATTTTTCTAAGCTCAAGAAACAAATTATTGACTCAGATGTTAAGAATTTGACCTACAGAGGAGTGAGTTCCTTTAAAATAAATGAAAATCATAAAATCATCTTAAATGTAGTAAACATGTACTTGATTAGAACATCGGACGATCTTACTGCTTATCAAATTAAGACTCGTATCGACTACAATAGATTCATTGCAGGATTAGGATATCAATACAATATAATTCGCAAGAAAAATCAAATCATAGAAGGTCTAACACAGATAAAAGCCTTGCACTCTCTTACTCATGGAAATATTAAAGACAATCAAAATAAGCAATCAATTGTCAACTCCGGAATCAGCTATGCACAATCTTTCAAATATCAAATAAATACTCAATGGCTCATACGCGCCTCTGCTGAAAACACATATAGACTGCCCGATCAAATGGAAATATTTGGTGACAATGTTTTTATTTTATCAAACCCCTTTCTACGTCCCGAAAAGAGTTTGAATCTTAATTTTGGAACTAAATTCTCTTATGATAAAACAGTAAATGTAGAGATAAGCACATACTACCGAAGTGTTACAGACCTTATTCGCCTGCAAGAAATCACACAATTTCAATCTAAATTTCTAAATTTGGACAAGGTGAAAGGCTATGGAATTGAGATAGAAAGTTCTGTCAAGATATGGGAAAATTTAAACATTACTGGAAATTTAACCTATAATGACTTTAGACTCAAAGGGTTTACCGACAATTTCAATTCCAATAATACGCACTTTATGAATGCACGAGTAAACAATATGCCTTTCTATTTCGGGAATGTTCAACTATCCTATCGCATAGACTCACTTTTTACCACAAAAGATAAGTTGGGATTCTATTGGAGTTATACGTATGTACATCAATTTTACCTTGATTTTATTGAGAAACAATACGAGCCTGAAGGATTTCTTGGATTATTTGGCAAAAGTAAAATTTATACCGAAAGGGTTATTCCTATCCAGCAAGTTCACTCCGTAGGGTTTGTTTGGACTTTTGACTTGACTAATAATAAAAAACTTAGCGTATCCTCCGAACTTAACAATCTGTTTAACACCCCTATATACAATGATTTTAAAATGCAGAGCGCAGGCAGAAGCATCATGGGAAAAATTAGTTTTGAATTTTAA
- a CDS encoding TonB-dependent receptor — MKITVLRQFGLVWFCLSLGTSVFGQSDSGSHVFDDVIIQSERIQIPFSKQNRDITVLDAQTIKNLPVQSLNELLGYISGVDIRQRGPWGGQTDISINGGTFDQTLILLNGVRIIDPQTGHNMMNLPINPDMIERIEIMKGAAASAYGINALSGVINIVTKKPTETNIWANLSTGTSFESDSSNNKLYNGNNINLTVTHAGKRMNQMLSLNSQNSSGYRYNTAMSNQKAYYQNQITLKNDNELLLMGGFVYNDFGANAFYAAPGDIESKETVQTGIAALKGVFNANKNWQIRPTLNYRYGFDDYIYIRQKPSVYRNKHFTHVAEGSLNNTLKTGIGVFGFGAEYRFEHLSSNSLGKRNRDNLGFYANYNFAAIKNLTANAGVYLNYSTHFGWKLLPSLDAGYKINDQWRIFSNIGTGTRIPTYTDWYYKGPQNIGNSNLMPENAVHSELGIRFNSKRNFQASAIAFYQVTTDFIDWVKDSIAAPWQPENFQTISMPGAAISADYISDKACLHPDNQMKIGLSYTRLNPKITTHNSALISRYALENLTDQLVLRVQSTFRKKYSAMIAGRYEQRVGKADYVLMDARLDAAFGNFNVYISFNNLLNVTYIEAGAVPLPGRWASIGLQWKMK, encoded by the coding sequence ATGAAGATTACAGTATTAAGGCAATTTGGTTTAGTGTGGTTTTGTTTGAGTTTAGGCACATCAGTTTTTGGACAGTCAGATAGTGGTTCGCATGTTTTTGATGATGTAATTATTCAAAGTGAAAGAATACAAATCCCATTCTCTAAACAAAACAGAGATATCACGGTGCTGGATGCGCAAACCATCAAGAATCTGCCTGTCCAATCGCTTAATGAGTTGTTGGGTTATATCTCGGGAGTGGACATAAGACAACGCGGTCCTTGGGGTGGACAAACAGACATCAGCATTAACGGTGGAACCTTTGACCAAACATTGATTCTGCTCAACGGTGTCAGAATTATTGACCCTCAGACCGGACACAATATGATGAATCTGCCCATCAATCCCGATATGATTGAAAGAATCGAAATCATGAAAGGCGCTGCTGCAAGCGCCTACGGAATCAATGCGCTCAGTGGGGTAATCAATATTGTTACCAAAAAACCTACTGAAACCAATATTTGGGCTAATCTAAGTACAGGAACATCATTTGAGTCAGACTCGAGCAATAACAAACTCTATAATGGCAATAATATCAACTTAACAGTTACCCATGCCGGCAAACGAATGAATCAAATGCTTTCTTTGAATTCTCAAAATAGTTCAGGATATCGCTACAATACCGCCATGTCCAACCAGAAAGCCTATTATCAAAACCAAATTACTCTTAAAAACGATAATGAACTCTTGTTGATGGGTGGATTTGTGTACAATGATTTTGGAGCCAATGCTTTCTATGCAGCACCCGGAGACATTGAATCTAAAGAAACTGTTCAAACCGGAATTGCGGCTTTAAAAGGAGTTTTTAATGCGAACAAAAACTGGCAAATTCGTCCTACTTTGAACTATCGCTATGGGTTTGATGATTATATTTATATCCGACAAAAACCTTCTGTGTATCGCAACAAACATTTTACACATGTCGCGGAAGGGTCTTTGAACAATACACTCAAGACCGGTATCGGAGTGTTTGGATTTGGCGCAGAGTATCGCTTTGAGCACCTCAGCAGCAACAGTTTGGGTAAACGCAATCGAGATAATCTGGGTTTTTATGCCAATTACAATTTTGCTGCCATCAAAAATCTGACTGCCAACGCAGGGGTCTATCTTAACTACAGCACTCATTTTGGCTGGAAACTATTACCATCATTAGATGCAGGGTATAAAATCAATGACCAATGGCGTATTTTCTCTAATATTGGAACAGGAACCAGAATTCCAACCTATACCGATTGGTATTACAAAGGACCGCAGAATATAGGTAATAGCAACTTGATGCCCGAAAATGCAGTTCATTCCGAACTCGGCATTAGATTTAATAGCAAGCGCAATTTTCAAGCCTCCGCTATTGCATTTTATCAAGTAACAACGGATTTCATAGACTGGGTAAAAGACAGTATAGCGGCTCCTTGGCAACCCGAGAATTTCCAAACCATCTCTATGCCAGGTGCTGCCATTTCTGCTGATTATATTTCAGATAAAGCTTGTTTGCACCCGGATAATCAAATGAAAATAGGGTTATCCTATACCCGACTTAACCCCAAAATCACAACGCATAATTCTGCTTTGATTTCTCGTTATGCATTGGAAAATTTGACAGACCAGCTTGTGTTGCGCGTACAAAGCACTTTCAGAAAAAAATATTCTGCTATGATTGCAGGTAGATATGAACAGCGCGTAGGAAAAGCAGATTATGTACTAATGGATGCAAGATTGGATGCTGCTTTTGGCAACTTCAATGTATATATAAGTTTCAATAATCTATTAAATGTTACCTATATTGAAGCCGGTGCGGTGCCTTTACCCGGTAGGTGGGCAAGTATAGGATTGCAATGGAAAATGAAATAA
- a CDS encoding TM2 domain-containing protein: MKYYSYKTKSISSLAIGVLFITLLFNSCSIDKRVYNRGYHIDNVFSGNRTSYAQHELKPNIQKRIILNITPKLPTALPSNQMSQQPILYAGNASLNPNQLIQASTPLAQPVSNPDSCDVIIFKNGEQINAIVLEVTDKEVKFRECDKPNGPIFSKQKSTIVRINYPNGTSTIIGGDRYVSFGKKDGSDNQNDRSFIITVLLWLLAGTLGAHRFYLGHYGIGILYLLTGALCGIGWLIDGILLLTGELQPKNGKYTDN; encoded by the coding sequence ATGAAATATTATTCCTACAAAACTAAGTCTATCAGCAGTCTTGCCATTGGGGTTCTCTTTATTACTCTTCTCTTCAATTCATGCAGTATTGACAAAAGAGTATATAACAGAGGCTATCACATTGATAATGTTTTTAGCGGAAATCGCACGTCATACGCTCAACATGAACTAAAACCCAATATTCAAAAAAGAATAATTTTGAATATTACACCAAAATTGCCGACAGCATTACCCAGCAATCAAATGAGCCAACAGCCTATACTATATGCCGGCAATGCTTCTTTAAATCCAAATCAATTAATACAAGCTTCCACTCCATTGGCACAGCCCGTTTCTAATCCGGATAGTTGTGATGTGATTATTTTCAAAAATGGAGAACAAATAAATGCAATTGTACTTGAGGTTACTGACAAAGAGGTTAAATTTAGAGAGTGCGACAAACCCAATGGTCCTATTTTTTCAAAACAGAAATCTACCATTGTCAGAATTAATTATCCTAATGGGACAAGTACAATCATAGGAGGAGACCGTTATGTTTCTTTCGGAAAAAAAGATGGAAGCGATAATCAAAATGATAGGAGTTTTATCATAACAGTCCTTCTATGGCTTTTAGCAGGAACGCTTGGTGCGCATAGATTTTACTTAGGTCATTACGGTATAGGAATTTTATATTTGTTAACCGGTGCTTTGTGTGGGATTGGATGGTTGATTGATGGAATTCTTTTGCTGACGGGAGAGTTACAGCCCAAAAATGGGAAATATACAGATAATTAA
- a CDS encoding DUF4374 domain-containing protein, with protein MKRQHKLIVALILISATLLISCKVENMDKAVSIPKSDFSYNNYVLATEDASNVDITTFFSFHPANINTGHTYDLINENTIFTNANPSTSSGFHTFNQYIFSLAKDKNGYSSTPGLFRLTQDTKDRLYIDKELHISKNNLFPSRLLCIVNEHLGYFYDEGNGAQELRIFDPTTMVIKGKIDLKPHIAALRPNAKWVDDANNNLIRIGTQVLESKQGKLYASIVFLEAASFNLIAESENNLYIAVIDIQTQEVEKIIQTDKAITVGFFVSENKATSVAEDGSMYLCSWGWNQFNKHRPSKVFRIKTGETEIDSAWEIDIEQLFGVEHIAQSMIVFNNKIYLHVSDGTYTFTEDAPDITSLSYYEFDPKYPNSPKKLAIPSSNTSSRMNVFSIIDDKLFIAVPNFIKGNFNGFYSIDKQGNVQKEISIENKFRPTRLYKLHK; from the coding sequence ATGAAAAGACAACATAAGCTAATAGTAGCACTCATACTTATCTCAGCAACTTTGCTTATCTCATGCAAAGTAGAAAACATGGACAAAGCTGTATCCATACCAAAATCTGATTTCAGCTATAACAATTATGTCTTGGCAACAGAGGATGCATCAAATGTAGATATCACTACTTTTTTCTCTTTTCATCCTGCCAACATTAATACCGGTCATACTTATGACCTGATAAACGAGAACACTATTTTTACTAATGCCAACCCTTCTACTTCCTCGGGTTTCCATACTTTCAACCAATATATATTTTCACTTGCTAAGGATAAAAACGGATATTCATCTACTCCCGGATTGTTCCGACTTACGCAAGACACTAAAGACAGGCTTTATATTGACAAAGAATTACATATCTCCAAAAACAACCTTTTCCCATCAAGGTTACTTTGCATTGTAAATGAGCATCTCGGATATTTTTATGATGAAGGAAATGGGGCGCAAGAACTCAGAATTTTTGATCCGACTACAATGGTTATAAAAGGGAAAATTGATTTAAAACCTCATATAGCTGCTCTCAGACCCAATGCAAAATGGGTGGACGATGCAAACAACAATCTTATTAGGATTGGGACTCAAGTTTTAGAATCAAAGCAAGGTAAACTGTATGCAAGTATTGTTTTTTTGGAAGCAGCCAGCTTCAATTTGATTGCAGAAAGTGAGAACAATCTATACATTGCAGTGATTGACATTCAAACCCAAGAAGTAGAAAAAATCATTCAAACAGATAAAGCAATTACAGTCGGATTTTTTGTGTCTGAAAACAAAGCAACATCGGTAGCTGAAGACGGTTCAATGTATTTGTGTTCATGGGGTTGGAACCAATTTAACAAACACAGACCTTCCAAGGTATTTAGAATAAAGACAGGAGAAACAGAAATAGATTCTGCGTGGGAGATAGACATTGAGCAGCTTTTTGGTGTGGAGCATATAGCCCAATCCATGATTGTATTTAATAATAAAATTTACCTGCATGTGTCTGACGGTACTTACACTTTCACAGAAGACGCACCGGATATTACCAGCTTAAGCTACTATGAGTTTGATCCAAAATATCCAAACTCTCCCAAAAAACTTGCTATTCCTTCATCCAACACATCATCGCGAATGAACGTGTTTAGTATTATTGATGACAAGCTATTTATTGCAGTCCCTAATTTTATAAAAGGAAACTTCAATGGTTTTTATTCAATTGACAAGCAAGGAAATGTGCAAAAAGAGATTAGTATAGAAAACAAATTCAGACCTACGCGTCTTTATAAACTGCATAAATAG
- a CDS encoding MFS transporter: protein MNSQPANKEHSQKVAQTTAFGIIMSVSFAHLLNDSIQSLIPSIYPLLKGSFNLSFTQIGLITFTFQVTASLLQPLVGAYTDKHPKPFSLAAGMSITLLGLILISFANSFALILMAVALIGTGSSIFHPESSKIAYMASGGRRGWAQSIFQVGGNTGSAIGPLLAAVIVVEYGRSHAVYFGILALIAIFVLLHVGKWAKIQYENRIRAHKKVDFAEHHPHLTKKKVYQSITILLILIFSKYIYTASISSYYTFFLIEKFHVSIQHSQLFLFAYLLASAVGTYLGGPLGDRYGRKYVIWFSILGAAPFALMLPYVNLFWTCALSIVIGLVLSSAFPAIIVYAQELLPGKIGMVSGLFYGFAFGIGGVASAFLGLLADYKDIYFVYHLCSFMLLMGLVTWWLPNLRKN from the coding sequence ATGAATTCGCAACCGGCAAACAAGGAACATTCACAAAAAGTAGCACAGACAACAGCTTTCGGAATCATCATGAGTGTGAGTTTTGCTCATCTTCTCAATGACTCCATCCAGTCACTGATTCCCTCTATTTACCCACTTCTCAAAGGTTCATTTAATCTGAGTTTTACCCAAATCGGATTAATCACTTTTACTTTTCAGGTAACTGCCAGTTTACTACAACCTTTGGTTGGGGCATATACAGACAAACATCCCAAACCCTTTTCACTCGCTGCCGGCATGAGTATCACACTTTTGGGGCTTATTTTGATATCTTTTGCCAATAGTTTTGCTTTAATATTGATGGCGGTTGCACTCATCGGAACAGGTTCTTCAATCTTTCATCCTGAATCTTCCAAGATAGCTTATATGGCTTCGGGTGGTAGACGCGGTTGGGCACAATCAATTTTTCAAGTAGGCGGAAATACCGGTTCTGCCATAGGTCCTTTGCTTGCTGCTGTCATAGTGGTAGAGTATGGCAGAAGTCATGCGGTTTATTTTGGCATTCTTGCTCTCATCGCAATATTTGTTTTGCTTCATGTGGGTAAATGGGCTAAAATTCAATACGAAAACCGAATTCGAGCTCATAAAAAGGTTGACTTTGCTGAACACCATCCCCATTTGACCAAGAAGAAGGTATATCAAAGTATTACAATCCTGCTTATTCTGATATTCTCAAAATACATTTATACAGCCAGTATCAGCAGTTACTATACATTTTTCTTGATTGAAAAATTCCATGTAAGCATTCAACATTCGCAGTTGTTTCTATTTGCATATTTACTTGCTTCTGCAGTGGGAACCTATCTTGGAGGTCCATTAGGTGACAGATACGGAAGAAAATACGTAATCTGGTTTTCTATATTGGGAGCTGCACCGTTTGCCTTGATGCTGCCTTATGTAAATTTGTTTTGGACATGTGCACTCAGCATTGTCATAGGGCTTGTACTCTCGTCTGCCTTTCCTGCTATTATTGTTTATGCTCAAGAATTATTGCCGGGGAAAATTGGCATGGTGTCAGGTTTGTTTTATGGGTTTGCTTTCGGAATAGGCGGAGTTGCATCTGCTTTTCTCGGGTTGCTGGCTGATTATAAAGACATTTATTTTGTGTATCACTTGTGCTCTTTTATGCTATTGATGGGATTGGTAACATGGTGGTTACCCAATTTGAGGAAAAATTAA